A section of the Streptomyces sp. NBC_00178 genome encodes:
- a CDS encoding ABC transporter ATP-binding protein: MTTDTQRPRQGSDILRTALRRNLGAMAWGTVLMGLYQAGETAFPIALGLIVEHTMQDRSLGSLGLSVAALAVIITTVSLSWRFGMRILQKANTTEAHRWRVRVAACGLQPVARDVDLKSGEVLTIATEDADQTADIIEVVPLLISSLVAVVVAAVALGLADLRLGLLVIAGTVAILSVLSVMSGRIGSSTQEQQARVARAGAKVADLITGLRPLHGFGGNHAAFLSYRKVSTEARRQAVTVARVNGVYAGTALALNAVLAAAVTLTAGWLAFEGSITIGELVMAVGLAQFIMEPLKMFSEMPKYVMMARASAERMALVLTAPPVAAPGSGHPATGGDLEIDDVSHGSLGKLTFRVRAGEFVAVTAYQPRAAADLASVLAADTPPHAYEGAVRLGGQDLSDLSVEAVREHMLVNPYDGEIFAGTLRSNIDPSGTSATVAEAVEASMLTDVVALHRDGLDHGVRDRGANLSGGQRQRLSLARALAADAEVLVLHDPTTAVDAVTEQLISRNIAKLRRGRTTVVLTSSPALLDAADRVLVLDDGVITAEDTHRNLLATDEAYCLAVAR, from the coding sequence ATGACAACTGACACGCAGCGGCCCCGCCAGGGGTCCGACATCCTCAGGACGGCCCTGCGCCGCAACCTCGGCGCCATGGCCTGGGGCACCGTCCTCATGGGCCTGTACCAGGCCGGTGAGACCGCCTTCCCCATCGCCCTCGGCCTGATCGTCGAACACACCATGCAGGACCGGAGCCTCGGCTCGCTCGGCCTCTCCGTCGCCGCCCTCGCCGTGATCATCACGACGGTCTCGCTGTCCTGGCGCTTCGGGATGCGCATCCTGCAGAAGGCCAACACGACCGAGGCGCACCGCTGGCGGGTACGGGTCGCGGCCTGCGGTCTGCAGCCGGTGGCCCGTGACGTCGACCTGAAGTCCGGCGAGGTGCTGACCATCGCCACCGAGGACGCCGACCAGACCGCGGACATCATCGAGGTGGTACCGCTGCTGATCAGTTCGCTGGTCGCGGTGGTGGTCGCGGCGGTGGCACTCGGCCTGGCCGACCTGCGGCTCGGCCTCCTGGTGATCGCCGGGACCGTCGCGATTCTCTCCGTCCTCAGCGTCATGTCCGGGCGGATCGGTTCCAGCACCCAGGAGCAGCAGGCCCGGGTGGCACGGGCCGGCGCCAAGGTTGCCGACCTGATCACCGGCCTGCGCCCGCTGCACGGATTCGGCGGCAACCACGCGGCGTTCCTCTCCTACCGCAAGGTCAGCACGGAGGCACGCCGCCAGGCGGTCACCGTCGCCAGGGTCAACGGCGTGTACGCCGGCACGGCCCTCGCCCTCAACGCCGTCCTCGCCGCCGCGGTGACCCTGACGGCCGGCTGGCTCGCCTTCGAGGGCAGCATCACCATCGGCGAACTCGTGATGGCCGTGGGACTGGCGCAGTTCATCATGGAACCGCTGAAGATGTTCTCGGAGATGCCCAAGTACGTCATGATGGCGCGGGCCTCCGCCGAGCGGATGGCTCTGGTCCTCACCGCACCTCCCGTTGCCGCCCCGGGGTCCGGACACCCCGCCACCGGGGGGGACCTCGAGATCGACGACGTCAGCCACGGATCCCTCGGCAAGCTGACCTTCCGGGTGCGCGCGGGGGAGTTCGTGGCGGTCACCGCCTACCAGCCCCGCGCGGCCGCCGACCTGGCATCCGTACTCGCCGCGGACACCCCGCCCCACGCGTACGAGGGAGCGGTACGGCTCGGCGGGCAGGACCTCTCGGACCTGTCGGTCGAGGCGGTCCGGGAGCACATGCTGGTGAACCCCTACGACGGTGAGATCTTCGCGGGCACGCTGCGCTCGAACATCGACCCGTCCGGCACCAGCGCGACGGTCGCCGAGGCCGTCGAGGCGTCCATGCTGACCGATGTCGTGGCCCTCCACCGGGACGGGCTCGACCACGGCGTACGCGACCGGGGGGCCAACCTCTCCGGAGGCCAGCGGCAGCGGCTGTCCCTGGCCCGGGCCCTTGCCGCGGACGCCGAGGTCCTGGTGCTCCACGACCCCACGACAGCGGTGGACGCGGTCACCGAGCAGCTCATCTCCCGCAACATCGCGAAGCTGCGCCGGGGCCGGACCACCGTCGTGCTCACGAGCAGCCCGGCCCTCCTGGACGCGGCCGACCGTGTCCTGGTCCTGGACGACGGCGTGATCACCGCGGAGGACACCCACCGCAACCTCCTGGCCACCGACGAGGCGTACTGCCTGGCCGTGGCGCGATGA
- a CDS encoding prolyl oligopeptidase family serine peptidase has translation MQRVTDQDPYLWLEDVEGEPALAWVARRNAETEAALAVGEDFAKLRTRLRDVLDASDRIPGTVRRGAHLYNFWRDATRVRGVWRRTTLEQYRKDAPEWEVLLDIDALAAAEGEKWVWAGAHVLRPGHDRALLSLSRDGGDAVVVREFDLVGMEFVEDGFRVAEAKTLIGWIDADTVFVGTDTGPGSLTDSGYPRTVRRWRRGTPLDDAPVVFEGEPGDVSAGAWHDSTPGFERDFVVRTLDFHRGELHLMGADGTLERIDVPDDAVAYAYRGYLVVTPKSAWLGQPAGSLLAFGFDAFRAGDRTAQVLFTPDGRTALADHSWTRHHLILTTMRDVNTRIEVLTPSSGGTWTRGPLAEVPALSDATVVDTDPDVSDEFFLDVSGFLQPSTLYRGETGGGMEILKQAPARFDTTGLRVAQHFAVSEDGTRVPYYVIGPEAARPGPTLLYGYGGFEISLTPYYGAVTGRAWLERGGTYVIANIRGGGEYGPTWHRAALGADRHRAFEDFAAVAGDLVARGITTPAMLGAEGGSNGGLLMGAMITRYPELFGAVVADVPLLDMMRFHKLLAGASWIAEYGDPDDAADAVHLRDLSPYHRLAAGLPCPPVLLMTSTRDDRVHPGHARKAAARMRELGLPVLFHENVGGGHAGASDNAQAAHNSALVHTFLWRHLAPRDPSAAR, from the coding sequence ATGCAGCGTGTGACTGATCAGGACCCGTATCTGTGGCTGGAAGACGTCGAGGGGGAGCCCGCTCTCGCGTGGGTGGCCCGCCGGAACGCGGAGACCGAGGCGGCGCTGGCCGTCGGCGAGGACTTCGCCAAGCTGAGAACGCGCCTGCGGGACGTGCTGGACGCGTCGGACCGCATTCCGGGGACCGTCCGGCGGGGCGCGCACCTCTACAACTTCTGGCGGGACGCGACGCGGGTGCGCGGCGTGTGGCGGCGTACGACGCTCGAGCAGTACCGCAAGGACGCGCCCGAGTGGGAGGTCCTCCTCGACATCGACGCGCTCGCGGCGGCCGAGGGCGAGAAATGGGTGTGGGCGGGTGCCCACGTCCTGCGTCCCGGCCACGACCGCGCGCTGCTGAGCCTGTCGCGCGACGGCGGTGACGCGGTCGTGGTGCGTGAGTTCGACCTCGTCGGCATGGAGTTCGTCGAGGACGGCTTCCGGGTCGCGGAGGCGAAGACGCTGATCGGCTGGATCGACGCCGACACCGTCTTCGTCGGCACGGACACCGGGCCGGGCTCGCTGACCGACTCGGGCTATCCGCGCACGGTGCGCAGGTGGCGCCGCGGGACGCCGCTGGACGACGCCCCGGTGGTCTTCGAGGGGGAGCCGGGTGACGTCTCGGCCGGTGCATGGCACGACAGCACCCCCGGTTTCGAGCGGGACTTCGTCGTCCGGACGCTGGACTTCCACCGCGGTGAGCTTCACCTGATGGGCGCGGACGGCACGCTGGAGCGGATCGACGTTCCCGACGACGCCGTCGCCTACGCTTATCGCGGGTATCTCGTCGTCACGCCGAAGTCGGCCTGGCTCGGGCAGCCCGCGGGCTCCCTGCTGGCGTTCGGCTTCGACGCGTTCCGGGCGGGCGACCGCACCGCGCAGGTGCTGTTCACCCCGGACGGGCGCACGGCCCTGGCGGACCACTCCTGGACCCGCCACCACCTGATCCTGACGACGATGCGCGACGTGAACACGCGCATCGAGGTGCTCACCCCGTCCTCCGGCGGCACCTGGACCCGCGGTCCGCTGGCCGAGGTGCCCGCGCTGTCCGACGCGACCGTCGTGGACACGGACCCCGACGTGTCGGACGAGTTCTTCCTCGACGTGTCCGGGTTCCTGCAGCCCTCCACGCTCTACCGGGGCGAGACCGGGGGCGGCATGGAGATCCTCAAGCAGGCTCCGGCGCGCTTCGACACGACCGGCCTGCGGGTCGCTCAGCACTTCGCGGTCTCCGAGGACGGCACACGGGTGCCGTACTACGTGATCGGCCCCGAGGCCGCCCGCCCGGGTCCCACCCTGCTGTACGGCTACGGCGGGTTCGAGATCTCGCTCACGCCGTACTACGGGGCGGTGACCGGCAGGGCCTGGCTGGAGCGCGGCGGCACGTACGTGATCGCGAACATCCGGGGCGGCGGCGAGTACGGCCCGACGTGGCACCGGGCCGCGCTCGGCGCGGACCGCCACCGGGCCTTCGAGGACTTCGCCGCGGTCGCCGGCGACCTCGTCGCCCGGGGCATCACCACGCCCGCCATGCTGGGCGCCGAGGGCGGGAGCAACGGCGGACTGCTCATGGGCGCGATGATCACCCGCTACCCGGAACTGTTCGGGGCCGTCGTCGCGGACGTTCCCCTGCTGGACATGATGCGCTTCCACAAGCTCCTGGCGGGCGCGTCCTGGATCGCGGAGTACGGCGATCCCGACGACGCGGCCGACGCCGTCCACCTGCGGGATCTCTCCCCCTACCACCGGCTGGCGGCGGGACTCCCCTGCCCGCCGGTCCTGCTGATGACGTCCACCCGCGACGACCGGGTCCACCCCGGGCACGCCCGGAAGGCGGCCGCCCGCATGCGCGAACTCGGCCTGCCGGTCCTGTTCCACGAGAACGTCGGCGGAGGTCACGCGGGAGCGTCCGACAACGCGCAGGCCGCTCACAACAGTGCGCTCGTGCACACCTTCCTGTGGCGGCACCTGGCACCACGGGATCCCTCCGCCGCACGCTGA